ACGTGATTGGTCGAAACTTTACAGTTTTGGTCCAAGTTCACAGTTTACGGCCTCTATAAATCAGCCTTAATGCATAATACATAATGCAAGGAAATCAAACAATCCGAGTACTTCATTTCTCTCCAGGTAGGAAATAAAGAACTCTGATTAGTTGATTTCCTTTTGCGTTATGTATTAAAGCGCGCCTCGACGATAGAGAAATAGCGGAACGGAACAATAAAGCTAGCCACACATAATTTCTGTAAAACGTAACAGTaaggtttcgaccaatcgcgttgcttaATTCTTACTGTTACGGACGGCCAAATCGAgtaacgcgattggtcgaaaccttACTGTTAAGCCCATTCTACAATTGTCGCAAGTTAGTTGCTTTTTGCGACAACCAATAACCGTCAAGCTCTATACGTAAAGCTTAACGCTCGGTGGCAGTTGCAAAAGACAACTCGCGACTTGCAACTATTATAGAAGACCCTTTACGTTCTACGGAACGGTGTATATGACTATCTTAAGCCCGGatctacaataggtgtagtaagctttaaactttaagaaattgaccaatgacaatcaattattctcctcaTCTTCGtttgtgattggttaataTTTTAAGGCTTAAAGCTTACTACATACTGTTGTAGATCCGGATTTACGAAAAGGAAATTAGATTGATGCTAACCAATCAGAGTGATTCCGTTACGCTTTTTCAAGGCCAGAATTTCCATGACCAATATTTTGCCGGAACGGAACGTAGTAATAAGTACACTTGCAATAACTGCGTGAACCTGTGGCTGTATGATAATGCTCTGTAGTTTTCACCTATGCAAtacaactattttattttcgtatgcCGAGCATTCAGATTACTTACCATTTGATCAACGAACAGAAAACCACAGAGCATTGCCATACAGCCACAGATTCATGCAGTTATTGCAAATGTACTTATTACTACGTTCCGTTCCGACAAAATATTGGCCATGGGAATCGCAGCCTCGAAAAAACGGAACAGAATCACTTTTATTGATTAAGGCCATCACACATAAAATTccgtaagaacgtaaaacgtaacaGTAAGGAAATTGACCAATTCCAATCCAGTATATGGCAGTGGAGGGGTTACGGAGAGCCAAATACtggattgggattggtcgattttcttattGTTACGTTTTACGTCTTTACGGAATTTTATGTGTGGTGGCCTTTAAGTCCATCACACACATTTTTCGTAAAGGCTATCggacacaaaattgcatagccGCATATGCATAACATAAAACTGTCTGGATCAATAAACGTTAAGCATAAAGTCGCCATGTTGATTTATGCTTaatgctcattggtccagaCGGTTTTATGCCATGCATATGCggctatgcaattttgtgtgcgatagCCTTAAGATGTAACAATaaggtttcgaccaatcgcgttgctcaaTTTGGTTACGGACAGTCGAAtcaagcaacgcgattggATCAAACCTTACTGTTACGTCTTATGAAAAATGTGTGTGATAAGCTTTAGCATCAATCTAGTTTCCTTTCCGTAACCCTCAATCCAGACGAATTTGCATAAgtgcataagcatatgcataagaaaatggattggtctatttccttatgtaTAAGTTTATGCATCAATTTTctaccaaataattttattatgcatatGTTTATGAGTTAAGCTTGTATTAGACTGCGGATTGCGATTGAGATTAGATTGGAATTTGACCAATTAGAACAATGTCTACAGAATCACTCTTTTTCTGGATTGACcctaaagccccttgcacaatgccaggcaacaggcaataggaacaggaaataaccaaaaaatcgttaattacaacctaaaaaattcaaatgctatgattggttggcaataggcaataggcacagaatttccaacgtgacggaaactctgtgtctattgcctgtgtcactgtttattctgcatttatacatgatttctgatttctattccctgttcctattgcctgttgcctggcattgtgcaaggggcttaagggTGCTTTCATTTGCACACATGGAGTTCAAAATAGCGGAACGGAAGAGGAACGGAAAAGGCAAATGGTGAGGGTTAAGGCTGTAACACATGAATTTCTGTAAGAAGTAAGGCCGGCTTCACACCTTAGCAGAAAAGCAGAAAACAGAAAAGCAGAAGCAAATCAGAACTCTCACTCATAGTAGGCAGTATGTATTGACATATACTACTACATACTGCTTACTATGAGTAAGAATTCTGATTGGGGTTCTGCTTTTCTGTTTTCTGTTTTTCTGCTAAGGTGTGAAGCCGGCCTAAATGTGCGATGAGAATAAGCATAACTTTAGTGACGCGCCTTTAGTGTTTATTCATACATTTAAGATTGGCGATATAAATGTGCCGCTAAAAGTGAGCTGAGAATACGGGCcgttatctttatttcaaaactgAAGGTATCTTGAAAATGTAGATCAACATATACCACTGATAACCGTCAAGATATACATTTCACATGTCAATTCGCGACATAAGTAATATCCAGAAAGGCAAATAATTCCGCGTTTTGTGCGCAGGAGCCAATCAGCTATCGCGTCGCTTTTTGATGCGCGGCAAATTTTACCGACCGTCCCgtgtgcaggagccataagggTGTCGTCATATGGGTCAGTCCAGCTTGGATGTCAAAGAGGTTATGAAGGATCTAATCCAAAATggaatttttggaaatatcATAGCCTATGCAGGCGTGATTGAGTTCCAAAAAAGAGGACTTCCACATTTGCATTTACTTGCAATGTTGAGTGATGAAGATAAGCCTCGACTTCAAGAAGTCATTGACATGATGGTATGGGCTGAAATTCCTGACGAAGAAAGATATCCAGAACTTAATGCAAAAGTTCTGAAGCACATGATTCATGGTCCGTGTGGCAACCAATCTCAGAGATATCCTTGCACTGGTGACGATGGAAAATGCTCAAAAGGCTTTCCAAAAGAGTTTCGAGACGAAACAAATGCTAATGTGAATGGATATCCCATGTATCAACGAAGGAATACTgggaaaaaatacattgtcAAAGGCAAAGAAATTGACAATCGATGGGTGGTGCCATATTCGACATATTTAATCATGAAATATGATCGGCACATCAATTTGGAAATATGCTCATCAGTGAAGAGCgtaaaatacttatataagtatattcaCAAAGGATTTGACTGTGCCGCAATTGAAGTGCAAACGCGAGATGGCACAAAGCTCATTACAGTAATAGATGAAGTTAACTCATTCCTGGATGCAAGATATGTTAGTGCTCCAGAAGCAATGTGGAGACTGAATGGATACGATCTATTCATGAAGTCTTACACAGTAATAAGACTGGCAGTCCATTTGCCTAATCGTCAAATGGTTTATTTCAGAGCGGGAAATGAAGAGCAAGCTGCTCAAAGAGAGCTCACCCGAGATACTACGCTGACTGCATGGTTAAAATTAAACCAATCTGATGAAAATGCAATGCATTTTCTTTATACAGATATTCCTTCTCAATACAtttatgaaaagaaagaaactaaGTGGAAGCCACGCAAAAAAGGtgttaataaagtaattacaaGGCTTTACACAGTGAGCATCAAAGATACTGAGAGATTTTATCTCCGCCTTCTTCTTCTCCATGTGGCAGGAGCTAAATGTTTTGAGAATCTGAGAACTGTCAATGGCGTTCTTTATGAGACGTTCAAGGATGCGGCAATTGCAAAGAATTTGGTAGAAGCTGATGATCTTTGGGAAAAAACAATGGAAGAAGCGACGGGATCCCATATGCCTGCACAGCTTCGAGAgctatttac
This genomic stretch from Temnothorax longispinosus isolate EJ_2023e unplaced genomic scaffold, Tlon_JGU_v1 HiC_scaffold_15, whole genome shotgun sequence harbors:
- the LOC139823668 gene encoding uncharacterized protein — encoded protein: MGQSSLDVKEVMKDLIQNGIFGNIIAYAGVIEFQKRGLPHLHLLAMLSDEDKPRLQEVIDMMVWAEIPDEERYPELNAKVLKHMIHGPCGNQSQRYPCTGDDGKCSKGFPKEFRDETNANVNGYPMYQRRNTGKKYIVKGKEIDNRWVVPYSTYLIMKYDRHINLEICSSVKSVKYLYKYIHKGFDCAAIEVQTRDGTKLITVIDEVNSFLDARYVSAPEAMWRLNGYDLFMKSYTVIRLAVHLPNRQMVYFRAGNEEQAAQRELTRDTTLTAWLKLNQSDENAMHFLYTDIPSQYIYEKKETKWKPRKKGVNKVITRLYTVSIKDTERFYLRLLLLHVAGAKCFENLRTVNGVLYETFKDAAIAKNLVEADDLWEKTMEEATGSHMPAQLRELFTYICIFGTPTDVPTLWNKYKEHMIEDFVHSNVVNLENMALNHIQEILRNNGSSCENFQLPNPNPVIIYVTEYNVDEKRKRGDYLLSTLNAEQKYVYDLVMRAIDNENKPQRLFCIDGFAGSGKTYLFDTFLSVIRGKNEEVLPCASTGIAATLLKGGKTYHSLFKLTIPIDDGAKSNIRGNSKAARELISAKLIIWDEVSMTVEHALTAVDKLLRDLMNKSQPFGGKVILFAGDFRQNLPIVPHAQKTTIIESTVKYNPL